One Pomacea canaliculata isolate SZHN2017 linkage group LG9, ASM307304v1, whole genome shotgun sequence DNA segment encodes these proteins:
- the LOC112571426 gene encoding phytanoyl-CoA dioxygenase, peroxisomal-like — MAERLRTVLGHIRSDNVDFKMVSEMSADVSATQFTYTLESPSCLTYEQRKFYEENGFLLVRGLVSPEKLDRFKERFAQICRKEVQTPGMTIMRDVAIAKTEFVPGEKAVTKIQDFQNDEVMFEYCCLPEIVKYVESFIGPNVMAMHTMLINKPPDAGKKTSRHPMHQDLHYFPFRPADRIVCAWTAMEPVNRQNGCLVVVPGTHKGELLPHEYPKWEGGVNKMYHGIQNYDPSQPRVHLSMEKGDTVFFHPILIHGSGMNRTDGFRKAISCHYASGDCHFIDVEDTSQNVIADEVLELVEKRIGSKSGIKFSDVWKMKSRLVKGEAHINEL; from the exons ATGGCTGAACGACTTCGAACGGTGCTTGGCCACATCCGGAGTGACAATGTTGATTTT AAAATGGTTTCAGAGATGTCGGCAGATGTTTCTGCAACACAGTTTACCTATACACTTGAGTCCCCTAGCTGTCTGACATATGAACAGCGCAAATTTTATGAGGAAAATGGCTTCCTGTTGGTTCGAGGTCTTGTCTCACCTGAGAAACTGGATCGCTTCAA GGAGCGATTTGCACAAATATGCCGAAAAGAGGTGCAAACTCCAGGGATGACCATCATGCGAGATGTAGCGATTGCTAAAACAGAATTCGTTCCTGGTGAAAAGGCTGTCACAAAAATTCAAGACTTTCAAAATGATGAAGTGATGTTTGAGTACTGTTGCCTTCCAGAG ATTGTGAAATATGTGGAGAGTTTTATTGGACCCAATGTGATGGCTATGCATACCATGCTTATTAACAAGCCACCCGATGCAG GGAAGAAAACATCTCGCCACCCAATGCACCAGGATCTCCATTACTTCCCCTTTCGCCCAGCAGATCGTATCGTCTGTGCCTGGACAGCTATGGAGCCAGTGAATCGTCAAAATGGATGCCTGGTAGTGGTTCCTGGCACCCATAAAGGAGAGCTTTTACCTCATGAATATCCAAAGTGGGAG GGTGGTGTTAACAAGATGTACCATGGCATCCAAAACTATGATCCCAGCCAGCCACGGGTTCATCTGTCAATGGAAAAGGGTGATACCGTTTTCTTCCATCCAATCCTCATCCATGGTTCAGGCATGAACCGCACAGATGGATTCAGGAAG GCAATTTCCTGCCACTACGCTAGTGGAGACTGCCACTTCATTGACGTCGAAGACACCTCACAGAACGTGATTGCAGATGAAGTCTTGGAGCTGGTTGAGAAGAGAATTGGTTCAAAGAGTGGCATCAAATTCAGT GATGTGTGGAAAATGAAGAGCCGTTTAGTGAAGGGTGAAGCTCACATCAATGAATTGTAA